From the Terriglobia bacterium genome, the window ACGCCCCAGTGGGCGGTCATGGGCTGGCCAGGCCAAATGGGGCAGACTTCATGGGCGGCGTTGTCGCACACGGTGAAGACAAAATCCATGCGCGGAGCATCGGGCTGGGCGAATTCGTCCCAACTCTTACTGCGCAGACCTTCCACAGGCAGACGCGCCGACTGCAATTGCGCGATAGCTTCTGGCCGGACGCTCCCCGAGGGATGGCTGCCGGCGCTGTAAGAAGCAAAGTTGGGAAAACCCTTCTGCCGGAGAATGGCCTCCGCCATGACCGAGCGGGCCGAGTTTCCGGTGCAGAGAAACAGCACGTTGTAGCGCTTCGTCATTTGGCTCTCGTTCTCCGCGGCAAAAGTTGAGTGCGACTAGCTACAGCAGCCGGGAGCACAGCAGGCGGCCGGCTTTTTAGCGCGTACAAAAGCGCTCATGAACTTGCCGTCGGCTTGTTGTGCGATGGCGTCCACGTCCAGGCCTTTGTCGGCGAGGAAATTGCGGGCGTCTTCCACGCGATAAATCCGAGTGGGCTCGATCTCAACGGATTCAAAACCTGCGCGCGCCAGCTTGGATGTGTATTCATGCTCCGATAGCGCACCAGCGACGCAGCCCACCCACAGCAGCACGCTCTTGCGGACTTGGTCGG encodes:
- a CDS encoding arsenate reductase ArsC, which encodes MTKRYNVLFLCTGNSARSVMAEAILRQKGFPNFASYSAGSHPSGSVRPEAIAQLQSARLPVEGLRSKSWDEFAQPDAPRMDFVFTVCDNAAHEVCPIWPGQPMTAHWGVPDPAAVQGTPEEVSRAFRDAYIMLDRRISLFLALPMEKLGNMAIQSELRRIGTE